From a single Mycosarcoma maydis chromosome 14, whole genome shotgun sequence genomic region:
- a CDS encoding DNA-directed RNA polymerase core subunit RPB8 (related to RPB8 - DNA-directed RNA polymerase I, II, III 16 KD subunit) produces MDPTNLFDTQFVVSQIDPDGKKFDRVSRIIATSPSLDMTLSIDIATDIWPVTEGQQLTFQLASTLKKETSSAKPDGVDGETQDAAAQAAERDAWRLDQPGNGGIADDFDYVMYGKIYRYDEKVADEVTVYGSFGGLMMALTGNFRHMSNITIGSNVYLLMR; encoded by the exons ATGGACCCGACCAACCTCTTTGACACTCAATTCGTCGTCAGCCAGATCGACCCAGATGGCAAGAAGTTTGATAGAG TCTCGCGTATTATCGCAacatcgccatcgcttGACATGACGCTGTCGATCGACATTGCCACCGACATCTGGCCTGTCACTGAAGGACAACAGCTCACATTCCAGCTTGCATCGACACTGAAAAAGGAGACGTCATCAGCAAAGCCCGACGGTGTTGATGGAGAGACGcaagacgcagcagcacaggcGGCAGAACGCGATGCTTGGAGGCTCGATCAGCCGGGCAACGGCGGTATCGCCGATGATTTCGACTACGTCATGTACGGAAAGATCTACCGATACGACGAAAAGGTGGCAGACGAGGTGACGGTATACGGTTCTTTTGGTGGCTTGATGATGGCGCTCACCGGCAACTTTAGGCATATGAGCAATATCACCATTGGCTCCAATGTGTACTTGCTAATGCGCTAA
- a CDS encoding farnesyltranstransferase (related to farnesyltranstransferase (al-3)), whose amino-acid sequence MPEPGPSIANLSQTPSATAGGDASWYDSMLTHLSSQPAWPADKENAILEPYTYLDSNPGKEVRTKLIEAFNVWLQVPTRKLDAICNVVRMLHTASLLMDDVEDNSDLRRGIPVAHKIYGIPQTINTANYVYFLVFSEIFRMNEDSTSASAESPPLSPHSTLAVNGVPRATVERLVVDELINLHRGQGMDLLWRDSLICPTEEEYVEMVNNKTGGLFRIAVKLMLSQSPAARSVGFPELIPMVNLIGLLFQILDDFMNLQSSKYAENKGFAEDLTEGKFSFPIIHSIRASAGANRQILNVLKQRPADLATKQYAVSYMRNVTNSFDYTIDVLERLYAQACAEMQRLESQLDIPNPGLKAILEALRTSWISV is encoded by the exons ATGCCGGAACCGGGTCCATCCATAGCCAACCTCTCCCAAACCCCTTCGGCCACCGCCGGTGGAGATGCTTCATGGTACGATTCCATGCTCACCCACCTGTCCAGCCAACCTGCATGGCCTGCAGATAAAGAGAACGCCATCTTGGAGCCGTACACGTATCTCGACTCGAACCCGGGCAAAGAGGTTCGCACCAAGCTGATCGAAGCATTCAACGTGTGGCTCCAAGTGCCCACGCGGAAACTCGATGCCATCTGCAACGTCGTACGCATGCTTCACACTGCATCCTTGCTTATGGACGATGTTGAAGACAACTCGGATCTTCGAAGAGGCATCCCCGTCGCGCACAAGATCTACGGCATACCGCAAACCATCAATACGGCCAATTACGTCTACTTTCTTGTGTTTAGCGAGATCTTTCGCATGAACGAAGACTCTACGTCTGCAAGCGCCGAATCTCCACCACTGTCGCCACATTCAACTTTGGCAGTCAACGGCGTACCAAGGGCAACGGTGGAACGACTCGTGGTTGACGAACTGATCAACCTCCACCGCGGCCAAGGGATGGATCTTCTGTGGAGGGATAGCCTCATCTGTCCGACTGAAGAGGAATATGTCGAGATGGTTAACAACAAGACCGGCGGGCTGTTTCGGATCGCAGTGAAATTGATGCTCTCCCAATCTCCTGCAGCGCGCAGTGTTGGTTTTCCGGAATTGATCCCCATGGTCAACCTGATTGGACTTCTCTTTCAGATCCTGGACGACTTTATGAACCTTCAAAGTAGCAAGTATGCTGAAAACAAAGGATTTGCAGAAGACTTGACCGAAGGCAAGTTCAGCTTCCCCATCATTCACTCAATCAGAGCAA GTGCTGGAGCAAACAGACAGATCCTCAACGTCCTCAAGCAACGACCTGCCGATCTAGCCACCAAACAATACGCCGTGTCGTACATGCGCAACGTCACAAATTCGTTCGATTACACAATCGACGTTCTCGAGCGTCTGTATGCGCAAGCGTGCGCAGAGATGCAGCGGCTAGAATCTCAATTGGACATTCCAAATCCGGGCCTCAAGGCCATTCTGGAGGCACTCAGAACGAGTTGGATCTCAGTATGA